Proteins from one Methanococcus maripaludis C5 genomic window:
- a CDS encoding formylmethanofuran dehydrogenase subunit B — protein sequence MEVFKNVVCPFCGTLCDDIEVLVENNHVVGTRNACRIGNAKFMHFEGAVRYEDPLMRENKKDDFKKVDYETATEETARLLVEAKLPLIYGWSSAECHAQQLGVLLAEKTKAIVDNTASVUHGPSLLAVQDVGYPVSTLGETKNRADVVLFWGSNPMHAHPRHMSRYSVFPRGFFRQRGKQDRQMIVVDPRKTDTAKLADVHLQVEPHKDYELVSALRAAAKGFNIEAEQVAGVPTETIYEAVDICKNAQFGSLFFAMGVTMSRGKHRIIDNAIQFVIDMNAYTKFVLTPMRGHYNVNGFNQVSTWVTGYPYGVDFSRGYPRYNPGETASNDVLQRGDTDMMINVASDAGAHFPQKAVQHMAKIPLVCIDPHETPSSVISNIVLPPAITGLEVSGTAYRMDGVPIELRKVIKAPEGMLSDAEIMKMLIKKVEEMK from the coding sequence GTGGAAGTGTTTAAGAATGTCGTATGCCCATTCTGTGGAACTCTTTGCGATGATATCGAAGTTCTTGTAGAAAATAACCATGTTGTTGGGACTAGAAATGCATGCAGAATCGGAAATGCAAAATTTATGCACTTCGAGGGCGCTGTAAGATACGAAGACCCCCTCATGAGGGAAAATAAGAAAGATGACTTTAAAAAGGTTGACTACGAGACTGCGACAGAAGAAACCGCAAGGTTACTCGTCGAAGCAAAGTTACCACTCATTTACGGGTGGAGTTCTGCAGAATGCCATGCACAACAATTAGGTGTATTATTGGCTGAAAAAACGAAAGCTATTGTGGATAACACCGCGAGTGTTTGACACGGGCCTTCACTTTTAGCTGTACAGGATGTAGGATACCCTGTTTCAACATTAGGAGAAACTAAAAACAGAGCAGACGTTGTCTTGTTCTGGGGTTCAAACCCAATGCATGCTCACCCAAGACACATGAGCAGGTACTCAGTATTCCCAAGAGGATTCTTTAGACAAAGAGGTAAACAGGACAGACAGATGATTGTAGTAGATCCAAGAAAAACGGATACTGCAAAACTCGCTGACGTTCACCTCCAAGTGGAGCCCCATAAGGATTATGAGCTTGTAAGTGCTCTTAGAGCTGCAGCAAAAGGATTTAATATTGAAGCTGAACAGGTAGCTGGTGTTCCAACGGAAACCATCTACGAAGCAGTCGACATCTGTAAAAATGCCCAGTTCGGTTCACTCTTCTTCGCGATGGGTGTGACAATGAGTAGGGGAAAACACAGAATTATTGACAATGCTATTCAGTTTGTAATTGATATGAATGCATATACTAAGTTTGTATTGACTCCAATGAGGGGACACTACAACGTTAACGGATTCAATCAGGTTTCAACCTGGGTTACTGGATACCCATACGGTGTAGACTTCTCAAGAGGATACCCAAGATACAATCCTGGAGAAACTGCTTCAAACGATGTATTGCAGAGAGGAGACACCGACATGATGATCAACGTTGCATCAGATGCAGGTGCCCACTTCCCTCAAAAAGCAGTACAGCACATGGCAAAAATCCCGCTTGTATGTATCGATCCTCACGAAACTCCATCATCTGTAATTTCCAATATTGTACTTCCTCCAGCAATAACTGGACTCGAAGTTTCAGGAACTGCTTACAGAATGGACGGTGTTCCAATCGAACTAAGAAAAGTCATCAAAGCTCCTGAAGGAATGCTTTCCGATGCAGAAATAATGAAAATGTTGATCAAAAAGGTCGAAGAAATGAAATAA
- the vhuU gene encoding F420-non-reducing hydrogenase selenoprotein subunit VhuU, producing MVDEAKLNLIEIVLRAYDPUYSCAAHMIVKDEQGKVLLEVIKEE from the coding sequence ATGGTAGATGAGGCAAAATTAAATTTAATCGAGATCGTGCTAAGGGCATACGATCCATGATATTCGTGTGCAGCGCACATGATTGTAAAAGACGAACAAGGAAAAGTTCTCCTTGAAGTCATAAAAGAAGAATAA
- the vhuG gene encoding F420-non-reducing hydrogenase subunit VhuG has translation MADKVKVGIIQLCGCSGCHISLLDLHEGLLDVLPALEIVYAPIIADVKEIPDVDVFLVEGGVRSEHDEHLIHEIREKSKVVIAWGSCAAFGGIPGLGNLYSPEQIKETVYTTVSTDNPGVIPTDGVPELTTTVKPITEVVKADYVIPGCPPKPALTAGAIVALLEGKEPVLPTKIVCDECPRTKENVFPTEFKRSGQGTPDPDKCLFEQGYTCMGMATRAGCGAMCPSANMPCRGCYGKTDETLDQGAAAANTYANAGEAALEIPDKVATLNRFTLPVALVSKKVQKE, from the coding sequence ATGGCAGATAAAGTTAAGGTAGGCATTATACAACTCTGCGGATGCTCTGGATGCCATATATCACTACTTGACTTACACGAAGGCCTTTTGGACGTTCTTCCAGCTTTGGAAATTGTTTACGCTCCAATCATTGCTGACGTAAAGGAAATTCCTGATGTGGACGTATTCTTAGTCGAAGGCGGAGTAAGAAGCGAACACGATGAACACTTGATTCATGAAATCAGGGAAAAATCAAAAGTAGTGATTGCATGGGGATCCTGTGCAGCTTTCGGAGGTATTCCGGGACTTGGTAATCTGTACTCTCCAGAACAAATCAAAGAAACAGTTTACACAACAGTTTCAACCGATAACCCTGGAGTTATTCCAACTGATGGAGTTCCTGAATTAACTACTACTGTGAAACCAATAACAGAAGTAGTTAAAGCAGATTACGTAATCCCAGGATGCCCTCCAAAACCTGCATTGACCGCAGGAGCAATTGTTGCATTATTAGAAGGAAAAGAACCAGTATTACCTACAAAAATTGTATGTGATGAATGTCCTAGAACAAAAGAGAATGTATTCCCTACGGAATTCAAAAGATCTGGTCAAGGAACTCCTGACCCTGATAAATGTCTCTTTGAACAAGGATACACGTGCATGGGTATGGCTACAAGAGCAGGCTGTGGTGCAATGTGTCCATCAGCAAATATGCCTTGTAGAGGATGCTACGGTAAAACTGACGAAACTTTGGATCAAGGGGCAGCGGCTGCAAACACTTATGCAAATGCAGGAGAAGCAGCACTAGAAATCCCTGATAAAGTTGCAACACTAAACAGATTCACGTTACCTGTTGCATTAGTATCTAAAAAAGTCCAAAAAGAATAA
- a CDS encoding HisA/HisF family protein — protein MEIIPVIDLMDGLAVSGKSGNRKEYVPIKSVLGDSSAPIDVIKRYKENGAKKVYIADLNSIMGTGNNFEIVKNLDIFKIVDFGVKDKKDLENVKEYSEMTILGTETINDILILKEENIILSLDFKDEKLLNYDLDEILSEIDKKTPLIILDISSVGTQKGINVELIKDILKKTDNPIYIGGGIKSEEDLKISKELGICGVLIGTTIHNGKLDLKKIIQKYGE, from the coding sequence ATGGAAATTATACCAGTTATTGATTTAATGGATGGATTGGCAGTTTCGGGAAAAAGCGGGAACAGAAAAGAGTATGTTCCAATAAAATCTGTTTTAGGTGATTCTTCAGCCCCTATTGATGTAATCAAAAGATACAAAGAAAATGGCGCAAAAAAAGTGTATATTGCAGATTTAAACTCGATAATGGGTACCGGAAACAATTTTGAAATTGTAAAAAATTTGGATATTTTTAAAATTGTTGATTTTGGAGTTAAAGATAAAAAAGATTTAGAAAACGTCAAAGAATATTCTGAAATGACCATATTGGGAACTGAGACAATAAATGACATTTTGATTTTAAAAGAAGAAAATATTATTTTAAGTCTTGATTTTAAGGATGAAAAACTTTTAAATTATGATTTAGATGAAATTTTAAGTGAAATCGATAAAAAAACGCCTTTAATAATCTTAGATATCTCGTCAGTTGGAACTCAAAAAGGAATTAATGTGGAATTAATAAAAGATATATTGAAAAAAACAGATAATCCCATATACATTGGCGGCGGAATTAAATCTGAGGAGGACTTAAAAATTTCAAAGGAACTTGGAATTTGTGGAGTATTGATTGGAACTACAATACATAACGGAAAACTCGATTTAAAAAAAATAATTCAAAAGTATGGGGAATAG
- the vhuD gene encoding F420-non-reducing hydrogenase iron-sulfur subunit VhuD — protein MAEPVIMAFVCYQUGYGAADLAGTSRMQYPASVRAIRVPCTGKFDITYALRAFEKGADAVFVAGUKPNECAFETGNFKAEERVKFGKQILDELGIGGERLEMFFMSGADAGKFTESVNEMTERVKKLGPNPFKA, from the coding sequence ATGGCAGAACCCGTAATTATGGCCTTTGTATGTTACCAGTGAGGATACGGTGCAGCCGATTTGGCTGGTACAAGCAGAATGCAATACCCTGCATCAGTTAGAGCTATTAGAGTGCCATGTACTGGTAAATTCGATATTACCTATGCATTAAGAGCATTCGAAAAAGGTGCTGACGCAGTATTCGTTGCAGGTTGAAAACCAAACGAATGTGCATTCGAAACTGGAAACTTCAAAGCTGAAGAAAGGGTTAAATTTGGAAAACAGATCCTAGATGAACTTGGAATCGGTGGCGAAAGACTTGAGATGTTCTTCATGTCAGGTGCTGACGCAGGTAAATTCACCGAATCAGTTAACGAAATGACTGAAAGAGTTAAAAAATTAGGACCTAACCCATTCAAAGCGTAA
- the vhuB gene encoding F420-non-reducing hydrogenase associated-polyferredoxin VhuB gives MAGISIQEDACLVCNACAKACPTEAIEIAPFKTCIQCFSCANACPTGALVVKDGKLVFNGSKCDLDGACAKACPQGIKKVDDRFPYSKGHCVLCEKCVDICPAEIISLPGKVEKPKKEVVIPQEPIAVTKECVACGVCVPECPVDAISLEDIAVIDTDKCIYCTVCSQTCPWNAIFVAGKVPQKRQKTIKSFTVNEEECIGCEKCVEVCPGSMIEYNAKDLGVNLPLACPACGLCVESCPVEVISLEVEYASAKPVTDEGLVWLEEKCAYCGPCAIKCPTGAIKVVNPKGLELPSKKKTEKANEFAMCIRCGACAMKCPTGALKMGNVVHEGKEYTRVEFSPALCNECGECVDVCPQKTLELTGDDKMPLKGYCVMCLKCIEACNKTKKEALTLK, from the coding sequence TTGGCAGGAATATCTATTCAAGAGGATGCTTGCCTTGTGTGTAATGCCTGTGCGAAGGCATGCCCTACAGAGGCAATAGAGATTGCCCCCTTCAAGACATGTATCCAGTGCTTTAGTTGTGCTAATGCATGTCCGACAGGGGCATTGGTTGTAAAAGATGGAAAATTAGTTTTCAATGGAAGTAAATGTGATTTAGATGGCGCATGTGCAAAAGCATGCCCTCAAGGAATCAAAAAAGTAGATGACAGATTCCCATACTCCAAAGGACACTGTGTTCTTTGTGAAAAATGTGTTGATATTTGTCCTGCTGAAATAATTTCACTTCCTGGAAAAGTTGAAAAGCCTAAAAAAGAAGTAGTTATCCCACAAGAACCAATTGCAGTTACAAAAGAATGTGTTGCTTGTGGTGTATGTGTTCCAGAGTGTCCGGTTGATGCAATATCCCTTGAAGATATCGCAGTAATCGATACAGACAAGTGTATATACTGTACTGTATGTTCACAAACATGTCCTTGGAACGCAATCTTTGTAGCAGGAAAAGTGCCTCAAAAAAGACAGAAAACAATCAAATCTTTCACAGTTAATGAGGAAGAATGTATTGGTTGTGAGAAGTGTGTTGAAGTATGTCCTGGTTCAATGATTGAATACAACGCTAAAGATTTAGGTGTTAACTTACCATTAGCATGCCCTGCATGTGGGCTCTGTGTAGAAAGCTGTCCAGTTGAAGTTATTAGCTTGGAAGTTGAATATGCAAGCGCAAAACCAGTTACTGACGAAGGTCTTGTCTGGTTAGAAGAAAAATGTGCATACTGCGGACCTTGTGCAATCAAATGTCCAACAGGTGCAATAAAAGTAGTTAATCCGAAAGGATTAGAATTACCTTCAAAGAAAAAAACCGAAAAAGCAAACGAATTCGCAATGTGTATTCGATGCGGTGCCTGTGCAATGAAGTGTCCAACCGGCGCTTTAAAAATGGGTAATGTGGTTCATGAAGGTAAAGAATACACAAGAGTTGAATTCAGCCCTGCATTATGTAATGAATGCGGCGAATGTGTAGACGTATGTCCACAGAAAACACTGGAACTTACCGGTGACGACAAAATGCCTCTCAAAGGTTACTGTGTAATGTGCTTGAAATGTATTGAAGCATGTAACAAAACCAAAAAAGAAGCATTAACATTGAAATAA
- the vhuA gene encoding F420-non-reducing hydrogenase Vhu subunit A: protein MGKVTIEPLSRLEGHGKVSITLDDTGKPTDVKLHITALRGFEQFVIGRPAEEVPRIVPRICGICQTPHHLASVKAVDAAWGAEIPSAAGKLRELMHLGNMMHSHALHFYYLAAPDFVLGPDSDPAARNIIGVIGAVPEVAKKAIAMRRVGQAIVETVGGRAIHPVTGVPGGVSKALSEEKRDELLEEIDDMIAFGQEGVALIKALNEKYMDVAKTLGVIDTWYLGLVKDGKHNFYGDTLRFMSPDGKQITDFKPSEYLDNIGEHVVEHNYVKYPYNKKVGYPEGLYRVGPLGMINVCDSMPTPLAEEARKDFADTFGKPANQSLAYNHARLIELLGSCERVKELLEDPEITSTDIKAEVEPKAGNGVGAIYAPRGTLIHNYETDDKGIVVKANMIVATTHNVPTMEKAIQQAAEVIFK, encoded by the coding sequence ATGGGTAAGGTTACTATCGAACCTCTATCCCGTTTAGAAGGGCACGGTAAGGTTTCAATAACCTTAGATGATACGGGAAAACCAACAGATGTAAAATTACATATTACTGCCCTTAGAGGTTTCGAACAGTTTGTCATAGGTAGGCCTGCAGAGGAAGTACCAAGAATAGTACCAAGAATTTGTGGAATCTGTCAGACTCCGCACCACTTGGCAAGTGTTAAAGCAGTAGATGCTGCATGGGGCGCAGAAATACCAAGCGCAGCAGGAAAATTAAGAGAACTGATGCACCTTGGAAACATGATGCACTCCCACGCATTACACTTCTATTACTTGGCAGCTCCTGATTTTGTACTCGGTCCAGATTCAGATCCTGCAGCTAGAAACATTATTGGAGTTATCGGTGCAGTTCCTGAGGTTGCTAAAAAAGCAATTGCAATGAGAAGAGTTGGCCAAGCAATTGTGGAAACAGTTGGTGGTAGAGCAATTCACCCCGTTACAGGAGTTCCTGGTGGGGTATCCAAAGCATTGAGCGAAGAAAAAAGAGACGAATTACTAGAAGAAATTGACGATATGATCGCATTTGGTCAAGAAGGTGTCGCTCTTATCAAAGCACTCAATGAAAAATATATGGACGTTGCAAAAACACTCGGTGTAATCGATACATGGTACTTAGGTTTAGTAAAAGATGGTAAACACAACTTCTACGGAGACACGTTAAGATTCATGTCCCCTGACGGAAAACAAATTACCGACTTTAAACCTTCAGAATACTTAGATAACATTGGTGAACATGTTGTAGAACACAACTACGTTAAATATCCATACAATAAAAAAGTTGGATATCCAGAAGGGCTCTACAGAGTAGGACCATTAGGAATGATTAACGTATGTGACTCAATGCCTACACCTCTTGCCGAAGAAGCTAGAAAAGATTTCGCAGACACTTTCGGAAAACCAGCAAACCAATCACTCGCATACAACCATGCAAGATTGATCGAGTTACTCGGTTCATGCGAAAGAGTCAAGGAACTTTTAGAAGACCCAGAAATAACTTCAACAGATATTAAAGCAGAAGTTGAACCTAAAGCTGGAAATGGTGTTGGTGCGATTTACGCTCCAAGAGGTACATTAATCCACAATTATGAAACAGATGATAAAGGAATTGTTGTAAAAGCAAACATGATTGTAGCTACAACACACAATGTACCTACCATGGAAAAAGCTATCCAACAAGCTGCTGAAGTGATCTTCAAATAA